One window of the Coleofasciculus sp. FACHB-1120 genome contains the following:
- the galE gene encoding UDP-glucose 4-epimerase GalE, protein MSQVKPTILVTGGAGYIGTHAVLALLKAGYGVVVLDNLVYGHRELVENVLKVELVVGDMSDRALLAQLFATRNIAAVMHFAAYIAVGESVTDPAKYYHNNVAGTLTLLEAMVAANVKKFVFSSTCAIYGMPQEVPMTEHHPQNPLSPYATSKWMVEKILADFDLAYDFRSVAFRYFNASGANPDGLLGEDHEPETHLIPLVLQTALGKRESIFILGTDYPTPDGTGIRDYIHVSDLADAHVLGLEYLLQGGSSDVFNLGNGNGFSVREVIETAKAVTGREIPAVERDRRAGDAPILVGSSDKAKKILGWRPQYADLSKIVADAWQWHQHRHG, encoded by the coding sequence GTGTCGCAAGTCAAACCAACCATTCTGGTGACGGGTGGAGCTGGATATATTGGAACCCATGCTGTACTGGCGCTGCTCAAGGCAGGCTATGGGGTAGTGGTATTAGATAACCTGGTGTACGGACATCGGGAATTGGTGGAAAATGTACTCAAAGTAGAGCTGGTAGTGGGAGATATGAGCGATCGCGCTCTCCTCGCCCAACTCTTTGCCACTCGCAATATTGCGGCAGTTATGCACTTTGCCGCTTATATTGCTGTGGGAGAGTCCGTCACCGATCCCGCGAAATACTACCACAACAACGTCGCTGGCACCCTGACACTGCTAGAAGCAATGGTGGCGGCAAACGTGAAGAAATTTGTCTTTTCTTCTACGTGCGCCATCTACGGGATGCCTCAGGAAGTTCCCATGACCGAACACCATCCCCAGAATCCCCTCAGTCCTTACGCAACCAGTAAGTGGATGGTAGAGAAAATTCTGGCGGATTTTGATCTTGCCTACGATTTCAGGTCTGTGGCATTCCGCTATTTCAATGCGTCTGGTGCGAATCCCGATGGCTTACTGGGTGAGGATCACGAACCAGAAACCCACCTGATTCCCTTGGTACTCCAGACAGCTTTGGGCAAACGGGAATCGATCTTCATTCTTGGTACCGATTACCCGACACCTGATGGAACCGGAATTCGGGACTACATCCACGTCAGCGACTTGGCAGATGCTCACGTTTTAGGGTTAGAGTATCTCCTGCAAGGCGGAAGCAGCGATGTCTTTAACTTAGGGAATGGCAACGGTTTCTCAGTCCGAGAAGTGATTGAGACAGCAAAGGCGGTAACGGGTCGGGAAATTCCCGCAGTAGAACGCGATCGCCGTGCCGGTGACGCCCCAATTTTAGTCGGCAGCAGCGACAAAGCAAAAAAAATCCTCGGTTGGCGTCCACAATACGCAGACCTGAGTAAAATCGTTGCTGACGCTTGGCAATGGCATCAGCATCGTCATGGATAA
- a CDS encoding filamentous hemagglutinin N-terminal domain-containing protein: MKSAFESSGVLLGLLAVAPAIAVKPAQAETIVPAQDGTGTIAAPEGNTIDISGGKLSGDGANLFHSFEQFNLNADQIANFISNPKIENILGRVVGGNPSTIDGLIKVTGGNYNLYLMNPSGIIFGANARLDVPGSFTATTATGIGFGSNSFNASGDNNYATLTGTPSSFSFNTAQPSAIVNSGELAVKEGQNLTLLGGTVVSQGTLSAPGGKLIVAAVPGQNTVRISQPGQLLSLEIQPISSDASQSSTATVSSLPQLLTGSKAGNATGLTTNSKGEVELTGSGIKVEAGDVVVRQLNAGTATLSANHNLTLVESQMQTSGDMNLLAKDTVRVRDSVATPFVAKAGGNLTVQGNQAVDILALNHPETPFQSGGNLSLISDGIISGDAHYSAGGNFSILNLSGAGGKFQSIYDPIITSDGDVMLDSYTGASLKIIAAGKITISGDIVINAIDPEVDPDSRALILQAGAVGTTDNVPFSEPFPGASPEYFDDAGANPSYTTFVKSPASAGTITVAGTIKSDDLLGPAEPLDVTLSAPGDINVQTIQSSGGNISISSTSGSINAADPVNQVYNLDSRNRPGNAGTITLSAPSGNITTGDIFSSSDNFGTTASGTGGAIAISAGGNIKTETIDSSSKCNSCSSSGNGGEITLIAGNDIAAKIIDAQSLGSGIGGNVTIAAGQNLTVDNKFVTFTYNNPSINTTGTGGGGAININHHGGVPVPTTPFVVGDPTTNGTAQAITTGTSTISPPESFPGGTVQGNITINTTPPPPIPAPIPAPIPAPIPAPIPTPTPAPTPTPVPSSNPQPEPGNQPKAEIVADFQGNTLSPVPVEGAENQRPILCTVESLEDEKLPILHRLPRCQERPDRRNQPPASSKTLFVPQQQSDRAIPQK; the protein is encoded by the coding sequence ATGAAATCAGCTTTTGAAAGTTCTGGCGTATTGCTTGGGTTACTTGCTGTTGCACCAGCGATCGCTGTGAAACCGGCACAGGCAGAAACGATTGTTCCAGCTCAAGATGGTACGGGCACAATTGCCGCTCCTGAAGGGAATACAATCGATATCAGTGGGGGAAAACTCTCTGGGGATGGAGCAAACCTTTTCCACAGTTTTGAGCAATTTAACCTCAATGCAGACCAAATCGCTAACTTTATTTCTAATCCCAAAATTGAAAATATTTTAGGCAGGGTAGTGGGTGGTAATCCCTCTACAATTGATGGTTTAATTAAAGTCACCGGAGGAAATTATAATTTATACCTGATGAATCCATCCGGGATTATATTTGGTGCCAATGCCAGATTGGATGTGCCGGGAAGCTTTACCGCAACCACTGCCACAGGTATTGGTTTTGGCTCTAATTCTTTTAATGCTAGCGGCGATAATAATTACGCAACATTAACGGGAACCCCCAGTAGTTTTTCATTTAATACTGCTCAACCGAGTGCCATTGTCAACTCTGGAGAACTAGCTGTTAAAGAAGGACAAAATCTCACCTTGCTGGGTGGCACTGTGGTTAGCCAGGGAACTCTGTCAGCACCAGGAGGTAAACTGATTGTGGCAGCAGTACCAGGACAGAATACAGTACGGATTAGTCAACCCGGACAATTGCTAAGTTTAGAAATTCAACCAATTTCTTCTGATGCCAGTCAGTCTTCAACTGCAACAGTTTCCTCTCTACCCCAGTTATTAACGGGCAGCAAAGCGGGAAATGCCACTGGACTGACTACAAATAGCAAAGGAGAGGTAGAGCTAACAGGTTCTGGTATCAAAGTAGAAGCGGGAGATGTGGTAGTCCGTCAGCTCAATGCGGGAACAGCGACTCTTTCAGCCAACCATAATTTGACCCTAGTTGAAAGCCAGATGCAGACATCTGGAGATATGAATCTGCTGGCAAAAGATACCGTGCGAGTGCGGGATAGCGTCGCGACGCCTTTTGTGGCGAAGGCGGGGGGGAATCTCACTGTTCAAGGCAATCAAGCGGTTGATATTTTGGCACTGAATCACCCAGAAACCCCCTTTCAAAGTGGCGGAAATCTCAGTTTAATCAGTGATGGCATTATTTCTGGAGATGCTCACTATTCAGCGGGTGGTAATTTTTCAATTCTCAACTTATCGGGAGCAGGTGGCAAGTTTCAAAGTATCTATGACCCCATCATTACTTCCGATGGCGATGTCATGCTTGATTCTTATACAGGTGCTTCCCTTAAGATAATCGCAGCCGGAAAAATTACGATTAGTGGGGATATCGTCATTAATGCGATAGATCCAGAGGTAGACCCTGATAGCCGTGCCTTGATTTTACAGGCGGGTGCGGTTGGAACAACTGATAATGTACCTTTCAGCGAACCCTTTCCGGGTGCATCTCCAGAATATTTTGACGACGCAGGCGCAAATCCCTCTTACACAACCTTTGTGAAATCTCCTGCCTCAGCGGGAACAATTACAGTTGCAGGAACCATCAAATCTGATGATTTACTGGGGCCAGCCGAACCATTAGATGTTACCTTGTCGGCACCGGGTGATATTAATGTTCAAACCATTCAGTCGTCTGGGGGAAACATTAGTATTAGCAGCACCAGCGGTTCTATTAATGCCGCCGACCCAGTCAATCAAGTTTACAATTTAGACTCGCGGAATCGCCCTGGTAACGCGGGTACGATTACCCTCAGCGCCCCATCTGGAAATATCACAACTGGAGATATTTTTTCCTCTTCTGATAACTTTGGCACTACCGCTTCTGGGACTGGTGGCGCGATCGCAATTAGCGCCGGAGGCAATATTAAGACTGAAACCATAGATTCCAGTTCTAAGTGCAATTCTTGCTCTTCCTCTGGCAATGGCGGTGAAATCACGCTGATTGCTGGCAATGATATCGCCGCTAAAATCATCGATGCTCAGAGTCTTGGCAGTGGCATAGGCGGTAATGTAACTATCGCGGCAGGACAGAATCTCACCGTTGATAATAAGTTCGTTACTTTTACTTACAATAACCCCAGCATTAACACGACAGGAACGGGCGGGGGTGGAGCCATTAATATCAACCATCACGGGGGAGTCCCAGTCCCCACGACTCCATTTGTCGTTGGCGATCCCACAACGAATGGAACTGCCCAAGCCATCACCACGGGCACTTCGACAATTTCGCCCCCCGAATCTTTCCCCGGTGGAACTGTTCAGGGCAATATTACGATCAATACCACTCCTCCACCGCCGATTCCTGCACCAATTCCTGCACCAATTCCTGCACCAATTCCTGCACCAATTCCTACGCCAACTCCCGCGCCAACTCCTACCCCTGTCCCTAGTTCAAATCCCCAGCCGGAACCTGGGAACCAACCCAAGGCAGAAATTGTGGCAGACTTTCAAGGAAATACACTCTCACCCGTACCAGTAGAAGGTGCAGAAAATCAAAGACCGATTTTGTGTACGGTAGAGAGTCTCGAAGATGAAAAGCTGCCGATTTTACACAGGTTGCCTCGCTGTCAAGAACGCCCCGATCGCCGCAATCAGCCACCGGCAAGCTCTAAAACGCTGTTTGTTCCGCAACAACAAAGCGATCGCGCGATCCCTCAAAAGTAA